A region of the Brevibacillus laterosporus LMG 15441 genome:
CGAAATTAGGGACAAATATGAAATAGGAGAAGCAATCAAAGGTGACGACCTAGAATTCATCAAACAATATGCTATCAAAGTAGAAAATAACGATGAAATGAAAGCCCAAGCAGTATGGGATATGGAAAGAAGATTTGAGATAAAAGGTTCTGCCGAAAATGATGATTTAAGTGCTAAACTCTCGGGAGAATTAACTGCGGTAATTGGATTGTGGCACAATACTGTTGACGGAGACCTTAAACTAACTGTGACTAAAGGAAGCCCAAAAAAATATAGAATAAAAGCAAATTTAATTGGTTTTGGTCTTATTAATGCAGACGGTGATTTAGGAAGAACTGTAGATAAAACATTTGATAGTGATTGGAATGAAAGTACTAAAAAAAGCTATCCTTACACCTTTGGTCAAGATATATATGCAAATATAGCTTATTACAATGTGTCCGTAGATGGATCAGTTAAAAGTAGCACTGGAACTTTAACCGTAAGAGGAAAAGAAGCCTAATACAACGAGTCCCGATAATAGCTATTATGTAAGCAAGCGTCCGAACTCCAATTCGGGCGTTTTATTTTCGTCTTTTGATAAGTTGTCCGACATCCTGGTCTAAAAATCATTCGTGTTTTTGAGAAAAAAAGTCCAGGAATTCGTCAGCTGCACGCACTGTTTTTTTACCAAAATCCGAACGAATCGAATGTGATATGAAATATAAAGTATACTGAATTCAAAAGGATTTACTCATTCTCACTAGAAGCTAGTACAGCGAGGTGAGAACGATATGGAGAATGGCTTTGAACGGACTTATTGGGCAAATGATGTAGCTGAATTACTAGGTATATCAGTAAGTGCTCTACGAAAATGGTCACTACGTTTAGAGGCGGATGGTTACTGCATCATTCGTGATGAACATGATCGACGTGCCTACCGTGAACGTGATTTGATAGCGTTACGAACGATGAAGGATTTTTTAAGCAAAAAAATGAGTATGGAGAACGCATCAAAAGCCGTATGTACTATGTATTCAGATCACCCGATAACGCATAAAGAAACGAGTATCGTTCCCCATGATAAAAAGCGTTCTGATGAACGTTATCAAGAAATAATAGATAAGATGGAAGAATACATGGAACAGCAAAAAGCGTTCAATCAAGCGTTACTTGAACAACTTCAAAAGCGAGACGAATATATAGATAACGCATTGAAACTGCGTGATGAACGATTAATGCAGTCTCTCAATGAGATAATGGAAACCAAAAAGTTATTGGCTGTAGCACAAGAACAACCAAGGAAGAAATGGTATCAATTCTGGAAAGGTTAATAGCCCCCCACTCTCAAAATAATGGACTGAGACTCTAAAGACCGGTGAAGCTCCTTCGTTTTGTCCAAGGGGTTGTTTTCATGAAGGGGGGGAAGTAAAAAAGCCCTTACCAGCAAAAGACTACTTGCAGGCAAAGGGCTTTTTAGCTCCAATATCTCTATAAATTTATGCTAAATAATAAGAACAGTTCGCCCTTATTGTTAAAAAATAGGTAGTAAACCTAGTAGTAAAACCAGTAGTAAACCTAGTAACTAGAAATCCTGAAATTGCATGGTAAACAAGGATTCTAGAATTTACTTATTGTGACATCACTATTCCATAGGCGGACGGGATAAAGAAATAGATTATTAAATAATCTTTAATCTCATGCACCATACATCAATCTGTAAAGAATACTTTCTATAGCATGCACTGAGGAAGACCGAACCGAACCTCTAGGGGGCGGTCGGGCTTCTTTCATATTGTGGAGAGAGCAGGAATTTAAGTTTATTTCAAAGCTACAATCATCCAGACGGAGGCCTCCTATTTGGAATGAAAGGCATTAGCTAAGGTTGGCTAAGGTGCTGAATGTTGAGGTGCGAGAGAGTCCACCCCTAGGTGGCTCGGTTCGTGCAACCAGCCATCTTTTTATTGAACCTACACTTGGCATAAGTCAAAGGCTGTCACACGGGTTCTATCGCTTGACAATGCGTTACAGTTGGACGTGCCCTATTAGAACCGATTTCCTCTAGTGTAGGTCATGGTAGAAACTATTACAGGAGAATAGAAAAAGCTAGTTGGCGA
Encoded here:
- a CDS encoding DUF3967 domain-containing protein, whose amino-acid sequence is MENGFERTYWANDVAELLGISVSALRKWSLRLEADGYCIIRDEHDRRAYRERDLIALRTMKDFLSKKMSMENASKAVCTMYSDHPITHKETSIVPHDKKRSDERYQEIIDKMEEYMEQQKAFNQALLEQLQKRDEYIDNALKLRDERLMQSLNEIMETKKLLAVAQEQPRKKWYQFWKG